A region of Mammaliicoccus sp. Dog046 DNA encodes the following proteins:
- a CDS encoding ABC transporter ATP-binding protein, with protein sequence MIKRYLQFVKPYKWHIVGTIIIGIIKFGIPLLLPLLIKYVIDDVINNGALSAGQKTEKLAYAMLIMGFIFIVLRPPIEYLRQYLAQWTSNKILYDIRKKLYTHLQALSARFYSNNKAGEIISRVINDVEQTKDFILTGLMNVWLDLVTIIIALSIMFVLDVKLTFTAIAIFPFFIFSIYYFFGRLRSLTRRRSQSLAELQGFLHERVSGMSVIKSFAIERNEEKRFDHRNRNFLTKATDHTKWNAKSFAVINTVTDIGPLLVVGVGGFLVIQGNLTVGTLAAFVAYLEQLYGPLRRLVASSTTLTQSIASMDRVFHLFDEKYDVKNEDDAKDIAIQEGRISFENVAFKYNEHEPEVLKDINLNINKGETVAFVGMSGGGKSTLISLLPRFYDVTSGSIRIDNHDVKDFTTESLRNQVGMVEQDNILFSDSIKENILLGKPDATDEEVIAASKKANAHDFIMSLPNGYDTEVGERGVKLSGGQKQRVSIARIFLNNPPVLVLDEATSALDLESEKIIQDALEILSSERTTLIVAHRLSTITHADKIVVVQNGRIEEVGTHKALMQAQGSYYKLYNIQSFG encoded by the coding sequence ATGATTAAACGGTATTTGCAATTTGTTAAACCATATAAATGGCATATTGTAGGTACGATTATTATCGGGATTATTAAATTTGGGATTCCATTATTACTTCCATTACTCATAAAATATGTAATCGATGATGTTATTAATAATGGTGCGCTGTCTGCTGGACAGAAAACCGAGAAATTAGCATATGCAATGTTAATTATGGGATTTATCTTTATCGTGTTAAGACCACCAATAGAATACCTCAGACAATACTTAGCACAATGGACATCAAATAAAATTCTTTATGATATTCGTAAAAAATTATATACACATTTACAAGCACTAAGTGCAAGATTTTATTCTAATAATAAAGCGGGAGAAATTATTTCTCGTGTGATTAACGATGTTGAACAAACGAAAGACTTTATACTTACGGGATTAATGAATGTATGGCTTGATTTAGTAACAATCATCATAGCATTGAGTATTATGTTTGTATTAGATGTTAAACTGACATTTACTGCGATTGCTATTTTCCCATTCTTTATATTTAGTATTTATTACTTCTTCGGAAGATTAAGAAGCTTGACGAGACGTAGATCTCAAAGTTTAGCAGAGCTACAAGGCTTTCTACACGAACGTGTTTCAGGTATGTCAGTAATTAAAAGTTTTGCGATTGAACGTAATGAAGAAAAGAGATTTGATCATCGTAATCGTAACTTCTTAACAAAAGCAACAGATCATACAAAATGGAACGCTAAATCATTTGCTGTTATTAATACAGTGACAGATATTGGGCCATTGCTAGTTGTAGGTGTTGGTGGTTTCCTTGTTATTCAAGGTAATTTAACTGTTGGTACATTAGCAGCATTCGTTGCATATTTAGAACAACTTTATGGACCATTAAGAAGATTAGTCGCTTCTTCTACAACATTAACGCAAAGTATTGCATCTATGGACCGCGTATTCCATTTATTCGATGAAAAATATGACGTTAAAAATGAAGACGACGCAAAAGACATCGCCATTCAAGAAGGTCGTATTTCTTTTGAAAATGTTGCATTTAAATATAATGAACATGAACCAGAAGTATTGAAAGATATTAACTTAAATATCAATAAAGGAGAAACAGTTGCTTTTGTTGGTATGAGTGGTGGTGGTAAATCTACATTGATTAGTTTACTTCCTAGATTCTACGATGTAACAAGCGGTAGTATTCGTATTGATAATCATGATGTTAAAGATTTCACAACTGAAAGTTTAAGAAACCAAGTTGGTATGGTTGAACAAGACAATATTTTATTCTCAGATTCAATAAAAGAGAATATATTACTTGGTAAACCTGATGCGACTGATGAAGAAGTAATTGCAGCAAGTAAGAAAGCAAATGCACACGACTTTATTATGTCTTTACCAAATGGTTATGATACTGAAGTAGGTGAACGAGGAGTGAAATTATCTGGTGGTCAGAAACAACGTGTTTCAATCGCTAGAATATTCTTGAATAATCCTCCAGTATTAGTGCTTGATGAAGCAACGAGCGCATTAGACTTAGAAAGTGAAAAGATTATCCAAGACGCACTAGAAATATTAAGTTCAGAAAGAACCACATTAATTGTTGCGCATAGACTATCAACAATCACACATGCAGATAAAATAGTCGTTGTTCAAAACGGACGTATCGAAGAAGTAGGTACGCATAAAGCGTTAATGCAAGCGCAAGGAAGTTATTACAAATTATATAATATCCAGTCGTTCGGATAA
- the mutY gene encoding A/G-specific adenine glycosylase: MIEVNAFKNDLLTWFHENQRQMPWRETKDPYYIWLSEVMLQQTQVNTVRPYYNAFIERFPTIQALSESQEDDVLKYWEGLGYYSRVRNFHEAVKEVHHNYNGAVPSQPDEFIKLKGVGPYTNAAVMSIVHNHPLPAVDGNVLRVWSRLNNNHSDIALQSTKKTFEEELQPFVESESGDFNQAMMELGATMCTPKKPLCLMCPVQSHCQAFENGTVDQLPVKKKKVKKKTIDYLVLYITNRNGDILVRQRDTKLLNGMWEFPMFESDTSIHTIEDELDAVIDMQTEPIFTTKHIFTHMTWNMKVIRAYTQKSDVEYPYRWMSKNEKEALSFSTSMSKIFNKINEV, from the coding sequence ATGATAGAAGTTAATGCGTTTAAGAATGATTTACTGACATGGTTTCATGAAAATCAAAGACAGATGCCATGGAGAGAAACGAAAGATCCATACTACATTTGGTTAAGCGAAGTAATGTTGCAACAAACGCAAGTTAATACAGTTAGACCATATTATAATGCTTTTATTGAAAGGTTCCCAACGATACAAGCACTAAGTGAATCTCAAGAAGATGATGTCTTAAAGTATTGGGAAGGGCTTGGTTATTATTCAAGAGTGAGGAATTTTCATGAAGCGGTTAAAGAAGTACATCATAATTACAATGGCGCTGTACCTTCTCAACCAGATGAATTTATTAAATTAAAAGGTGTTGGCCCTTATACGAATGCAGCAGTCATGAGTATCGTCCATAATCATCCGCTACCAGCAGTAGATGGAAATGTGTTACGTGTTTGGAGCAGACTTAATAATAATCATTCAGATATCGCATTACAAAGTACTAAAAAAACTTTTGAAGAAGAACTTCAACCTTTTGTAGAATCAGAGTCGGGAGATTTTAATCAAGCAATGATGGAACTTGGTGCAACGATGTGTACGCCTAAAAAACCGTTATGTCTGATGTGTCCTGTACAAAGTCATTGTCAGGCATTCGAAAATGGCACTGTAGATCAATTGCCAGTTAAAAAGAAAAAGGTAAAGAAAAAAACAATCGATTATTTAGTACTTTATATAACGAACCGTAACGGTGATATTCTTGTAAGACAACGTGATACAAAGTTATTAAACGGTATGTGGGAATTTCCGATGTTTGAATCAGATACGAGCATTCATACTATTGAAGATGAGCTTGATGCAGTTATAGATATGCAAACTGAACCAATCTTTACGACAAAACATATCTTTACACACATGACTTGGAATATGAAAGTTATTCGTGCATATACTCAAAAAAGTGACGTTGAATACCCATATAGATGGATGTCAAAAAATGAAAAAGAAGCATTGTCATTTTCTACATCAATGTCTAAGATATTTAATAAAATAAATGAAGTGTAA
- a CDS encoding DUF402 domain-containing protein yields MVKESIPKEGQVIKIQSYKHDGNIHRVWSETTILKGTSHVIIGGNNRTLVTESDGRTWVTREPAIVYFHAEYWFNVICMFRDDGVYYYCNLSSPFVSDEEAIKYIDYDLDIKVYPSGKYHLLDEDEYRQHMKQMNYPKDIDAILKRNVDILQQWIERKKGPFAPDFIKVWQERFHSIDRRNSKE; encoded by the coding sequence ATGGTCAAAGAATCCATACCAAAAGAAGGCCAAGTAATTAAAATTCAAAGTTATAAACATGATGGTAATATTCATCGTGTATGGTCTGAAACAACAATTCTTAAAGGTACGAGTCATGTTATTATTGGTGGGAATAATCGAACACTCGTAACAGAAAGTGATGGCCGAACTTGGGTTACACGAGAACCTGCGATTGTTTATTTTCATGCTGAATATTGGTTTAATGTAATTTGTATGTTCCGCGATGATGGGGTTTATTATTATTGTAATTTATCTTCACCATTTGTTTCTGATGAAGAAGCAATTAAGTATATTGATTATGATTTAGATATCAAGGTATATCCAAGCGGAAAATATCACTTGTTAGACGAAGATGAATATCGTCAACATATGAAACAAATGAATTATCCTAAAGACATTGATGCAATACTGAAGAGAAATGTTGATATTCTGCAACAATGGATTGAACGAAAAAAGGGACCATTTGCGCCAGACTTTATAAAAGTGTGGCAAGAAAGATTTCATTCAATTGATAGACGTAATTCAAAAGAATGA